One Echeneis naucrates chromosome 1, fEcheNa1.1, whole genome shotgun sequence DNA segment encodes these proteins:
- the dgke gene encoding diacylglycerol kinase epsilon, producing MCGDGDEAQGDCGSREEWTLLFWTSLAVIVPVIITLWCSAQRSKRKTHMKDFFRKSKHGWRYTDLFNKPTYCCVCSQHILQGAFCDCCSVCADEQCLQRADRSLACKEIMAPSGPDGAVQHRWVRGNVPLASYCAVCKQQCGTQPKLCDSRCVWCQTTVHDDCMESLADADRCSLGEFRSLIIPPHYLYRVNKLRRRHPDEYSKLASSCGSGWTPMLVLANTRSGNNMGEALLGEFRSLLNPVQVFDLSEISPSKALQLCTLLPPGSVRVLVCGGDGTVGWVLDAIDTMKLKGQDQFIPRVTILPLGTGNDLSNTLGWGAGYAGEIPVEQVLRNIVDAEVVKMDRWKVQVASKGLYFRKPKVLSMNNYFSVGPDALMALNFHAHREKTPSFFSSRIINKAVYFLYGTKDCLVQECKDLDKRIELELDGERVALPSLEGIIVCNIGYWGGGCRLWRGMGDEPCPPTRLDDGLLEVVGVFGSFHCAQIQVNLANPVRLGQAHTVRLVLKSSKMPMQVDGEPWAQGPCTITITHKTQALMLYHSTEQTDDDDDESSASETESPTPHDSPQPPGPASAHA from the exons ATGTGCGGAGACGGGGACGAGGCGCAGGGCGACTGCGGCTCCCGGGAGGAGTGGACGCTGCTGTTCTGGACGTCTCTGGCCGTCATCGTCCCGGTCATCATCACGCTGTGGTGCAGCGCCCAGCGCTCCAAGCGCAAAACGCACATGAAGGATTTCTTTCGCAAGAGCAAGCACGGCTGGCGCTACACGGACCTGTTCAACAAGCCCACCTACTGCTGCGTCTGCTCGCAGCACATCCTGCAGGGGGCTTTCTGCGACTGCTGCAGCGTGTGCGCCGACGAGCAGTGCCTGCAGCGGGCCGACCGGAGCCTGGCCTGCAAGGAGATCATGGCCCCCTCTGGCCCCGACGGAGCCGTCCAGCACCGCTGGGTCCGCGGAAACGTGCCCCTGGCCAGCTACTGTGCTGTGTGCAAACAGCAGTGCGGGACTCAGCCGAAACTCTGTGACTCCAG gtgtgtgtggtgtcagACCACAGTGCATGACGACTGCATGGAGAGTCTGGCGGATGCCGACCGGTGTAGTCTGGGCGAGTTCCGCAGCCTCATCATCCCTCCTCACTACCTCTACCGTGTCAACAAACTGCGCCGCAGGCACCCAGATGAGTACAGCAAG CTGGCATCTTCCTGTGGGAGTGGTTGGACTCCCATGTTGGTCTTGGCTAACACACGCAGCGGTAACAACATGGGGGAGGCTCTGCTGGGAGAATTTCGCTCCCTCCTCAACCCAGTGCAG gtgttTGACCTGTCTGAGATCAGTCCCTCCAAGGCCCTTCAGCTGTGCACCCTGCTCCCTCCTGGCAGTGTCCGGGTGCTGGTGTGTGGAGGTGACGGAACAGTGGGCTGGGTGCTGGATGCCATTGATACTATGAAGCTAAAG GGCCAGGACCAGTTTATTCCGAGAGTGACCATCCTGCCCCTGGGGACAGGAAATGACCTTTCCAACACTTTAGGCTGGGGTGCAGGGTACGCTGGAGAGATCCCTGTGGAACAGGTTCTCCGCAACATCGTGGATGCAGAGGTGGTCAAAATGGACAG GTGGAAAGTGCAGGTGGCTTCAAAAGGCCTTTACTTTCGTAAACCAAAG GTTCTGTCCATGAACAACTACTTCTCTGTGGGGCCAGACGCTCTGATGGCACTGAACTTCCATGCACACCGCGAGAAAACGccctccttcttctccagcCGCATCATCAACAAG gcTGTATATTTCCTCTATGGCACCAAAGACTGTTTAGTGCAGGAATGTAAGGATCTGGATAAGAGGATTGAG TTGGAATTGGATGGAGAGAGGGTGGCACTGCCCAGTCTGGAGGGCATCATAGTTTGTAATATTGGCTACTGGGGTGGAGGCTGCAGACTCTGGAGGGGAATGGGGGATGAGCCCTGCCCCCCCACACG TCTGGACGACGGCCTGCTGGAGGTGGTGGGTGTGTTTGGCTCCTTCCACTGTGCACAGATCCAGGTCAATCTGGCCAACCCTGTACGACTGGGACAGGCCCACACTGTCAGG TTGGTTCTCAAAAGCTCCAAGATGCCCATGCAGGTGGATGGGGAGCCGTGGGCCCAGGGCCCCTGCACAATCACTATCACCCATAAGACCCAGGCTCTCATGCTCTatcacagcacagagcagacggatgacgatgacgatgaaTCCAGCGCTTCTGAGACAGAGAGCCCCACCCCTCATGACTCGCCCCAGCCCCCGGGGCCGGCCTCTGCTCATGCATGA
- the cbx8b gene encoding chromobox protein homolog 8b — MELSAVGERVFAAESIIKRRIRKGRIEYLVKWKGWSPKYSTWEPEENILDSRLFAAFEQRERERELYGPKKRGPKPKTFLLKAQAKVKAKSYEFRNEAVRGMHITYPTPEPVVTPRAKKGLRAVVPTIFPPSTINRGESVRIRPPDLNPREHQQSSPQPSNPDSFIHVPKKRGPKPKPRFKDSSYSMALEPHKRRTEDQLSHSPHKLAKLQGVEEMRLFKVAHRHPDIHGHSHKHHHHHHRHHHHHHHHYQQNREHSSGSSYKQLYSDHSLHPHRIDSDPHRTKEGSSYLAPAHFKHQPKMTQSLSRPTELPLMEKPYFLDRPSPTRLDVDLDEVSWRPSLGSVEKVLVTDVTSNFLTVTIKESSTSKGFFKDKR; from the exons ATGGAGCTGTCTGCCGTCGGGGAGAGGGTGTTCGCTGCCGAGTCCATTATCAAGCGGAGGATTAGGAAG GGTCGCATTGAATACCTTGTGAAATGGAAGGGCTGGTCTCCCAA ATACAGCACTTGGGAACCAGAGGAGAACATATTGGACTCCCGCCTGTTTGCCGCTTTTGAGCAGAG GGAGCGTGAAAGGGAGCTTTATGGACCCAAAAAGAGAGGACCAAAGCCCAAGACCTTTCTGCTCAAG GCTCAGGCAAAAGTTAAAGCCAAATCCTACGAATTCAGGAATGAGGCAGTCCGAGGAATGCACATCACCTACCCAACCCCTGAACCAGTTGTCACCCCCAGAGCTAAAAAGGGCCTGAGAGCTGTAGTTCCCACCATCTTCCCACCCAGTACAATCAACCGTGGAGAGAGTGTACGTATCCGGCCACCAGATCTCAACCCCCGTGAGCACCAGCAGTCTTCCCCTCAGCCAAGTAACCCAGACAGTTTCATTCATGTACCCAAAAAAAGAGGCCCAAAACCTAAGCCCCGTTTCAAAGACAGCAGCTACAGCATGGCCTTGGAGCCTCACAAGAGAAGGACAGAAGATCAGCTGAGCCACAGCCCTCACAAACTGGCCAAGCTCCAGGGGGTTGAAGAGATGAGGTTGTTCAAAGTTGCCCACAGACATCCAGACATCCACGGTCACAGCCACaaacaccaccatcaccatcaccgccatcaccatcatcatcatcatcattaccagCAAAACAGGGAACACTCCAGTGGGAGCTCCTACAAGCAGCTGTACTCAGACCACAGCCTGCATCCACACAGGATAGACAGCGACCCACACAGGACTAAGGAGGGATCCAGCTACCTGGCACCTGCACACTTCAAGCACCAGCCCAAAATGACCCAGAGCCTGAGTCGCCCCACTGAGCTTCCACTGATGGAAAAACCTTACTTCTTGGACAGGCCCTCCCCAACACGGCTCGATGTTGACTTGGATGAAGTGTCATGGAGGCCCTCCCTTGGCAGCGTGGAAAAGGTCTTGGTGACTGACGTGACCAGCAACTTTCTAACCGTCACCATCAAGGAGAGCAGCACTTCAAAAGGCTTCTTCAAAGACAAAAGatga
- the c1h17orf67 gene encoding uncharacterized protein C17orf67 homolog encodes MKTLGVFLLCLVLLAVYTDANPLIKESFAKQLLRSKRQDRPMKAGHPDEPMREHLLHMQALDQRAQETNLENWLNPHCYPRCNRNYGYPV; translated from the exons ATGAAGACGCTGGGGGTGTTTTTGCTCTGCTTGGTCCTGCTGGCTGTTTACACAG ATGCCAATCCTCTCATCAAGGAGAGCTTTGCTAAGCAGCTTCTCCGCAGCAAGAGGCAGGATCGGCCAATGAAAGCCGGCCACCCTGATGAGCCAATGAGG GAACATCTGCTCCACATGCAGGCTCTGGATCAGAGGGCCCAGGAGACCAACCTGGAGAACTGGCTGAACCCTCACTGCTACCCCCGGTGCAACAGGAACTATGGATACCCTGTGTGA